From Companilactobacillus heilongjiangensis, one genomic window encodes:
- a CDS encoding universal stress protein, translated as MEQDYKRILVPVDGSNEAEMAFKKAVTVAKMNGGHIDVLTVLDTKQFIGLHGGMLNGDVIYQLSEDAQKYLNELKEGAVKDGFKEDDIDIHVRFGEPKTVISQEFIEEYKNDLIMIGSTGMNAVTRLLVGSVSEYVTRNARTDVIIVRTDIDNKKLVDKKHKK; from the coding sequence ATGGAACAAGATTATAAGAGAATTTTGGTTCCGGTAGATGGATCAAATGAAGCAGAAATGGCTTTCAAAAAAGCTGTCACAGTTGCCAAAATGAACGGTGGTCACATCGACGTTTTGACTGTGCTAGATACAAAACAATTCATCGGTTTACATGGTGGAATGCTTAACGGGGACGTTATTTACCAACTATCCGAAGATGCCCAAAAATATCTTAACGAATTAAAAGAGGGCGCTGTTAAGGATGGTTTCAAAGAAGACGACATCGACATCCACGTTCGTTTCGGTGAACCAAAGACAGTTATTTCCCAAGAATTTATCGAAGAATACAAGAACGATTTGATCATGATCGGTTCAACAGGTATGAATGCAGTCACAAGATTGCTAGTAGGTTCAGTTTCAGAGTACGTTACAAGAAATGCTAGAACCGATGTTATTATTGTTAGAACTGATATTGATAATAAGAAATTGGTGGATAAGAAGCACAAGAAATAG
- a CDS encoding tyrosine-protein phosphatase codes for MANDNERVLNLEKGVNFRELGGYQTTDGRTVKYHKILRSAGLADLTDADLQYLKDYGLKIDVDFRSKQEIDKKPDKRPAGVRYVWAPVFEEDETKSSEVQSDSYIPEIDGDPTDGYAHMVDVYRDIITKDSSKAAYRKFFNQLLLNKNDNEVLIFHCSAGKDRTGMGAVFLLTALGVPFETIKEDYLLTNVANKEFVTDLLGLLDSKGYKDPDVINSVKDLMTVHYNYLATAIKTINKTYGNIDKYIKNELKVSPSEIESLKKIYLE; via the coding sequence ATGGCTAACGATAATGAACGTGTTTTAAACCTTGAAAAAGGTGTTAATTTCCGTGAACTTGGCGGCTATCAAACAACCGATGGCAGAACGGTTAAATATCACAAGATTTTGAGATCAGCTGGATTAGCTGACTTAACTGACGCAGACCTTCAATATTTGAAGGATTACGGTTTGAAGATTGACGTGGACTTCCGTTCGAAACAAGAAATCGATAAGAAACCCGACAAGCGTCCTGCAGGCGTACGTTACGTTTGGGCACCTGTTTTTGAAGAAGATGAAACTAAGTCATCTGAGGTACAAAGTGACAGTTACATTCCTGAAATTGACGGTGATCCTACCGATGGATATGCACATATGGTTGACGTTTACCGTGATATTATCACAAAGGATAGCTCAAAAGCTGCTTATCGAAAATTCTTTAACCAATTATTACTAAATAAGAACGATAACGAAGTTTTGATTTTCCACTGTAGTGCTGGTAAGGATAGAACCGGTATGGGTGCAGTCTTCTTGCTCACAGCTTTGGGCGTTCCTTTTGAAACAATCAAAGAAGATTACCTATTAACTAATGTAGCTAACAAAGAATTTGTGACTGACCTATTAGGCTTGTTGGATTCCAAAGGCTACAAGGACCCTGACGTTATCAATTCTGTTAAAGACTTAATGACTGTTCATTATAATTACTTAGCCACCGCTATTAAGACTATTAATAAAACGTATGGCAACATTGATAAGTATATCAAAAATGAATTGAAGGTTAGTCCTTCTGAAATCGAGTCATTGAAGAAGATTTACCTGGAGTAG
- a CDS encoding ABC transporter ATP-binding protein yields the protein MKVLQVKHLQKVFFPGTDNERHVLKNINLQVDEGDFISVIGNNGAGKSTLLNTIAGTLHADAGEIDLASHNVSKKSIAYRSRWMSRVFQDPKMGTAGDLTVMQNLVLAQSHTNTINLKWYQRKGDVEEYQELLKTLNMGLENFMDTQVKYLSGGQRQALSLLMATLSKPKLLLLDEHTAALDPKTSQEVMKITNEMVQREHLTTMMITHKMSDALKYGNRLVMVQDGQIKLDVRGAEKESLDTAQLLQAFE from the coding sequence ATGAAGGTATTACAAGTGAAGCACCTACAAAAGGTATTCTTTCCCGGGACTGATAATGAACGCCACGTTTTGAAAAATATTAATTTACAAGTAGATGAAGGCGACTTTATATCCGTAATAGGTAACAATGGTGCCGGAAAATCAACTTTGCTAAATACCATTGCTGGAACTTTGCACGCTGATGCCGGAGAAATTGACCTAGCATCTCACAATGTTTCCAAAAAATCGATTGCTTACCGTTCACGCTGGATGTCGCGAGTGTTCCAAGATCCAAAAATGGGCACGGCTGGTGATTTAACAGTTATGCAAAACTTAGTTTTAGCCCAAAGTCACACGAATACCATCAACTTGAAGTGGTACCAAAGAAAAGGCGACGTCGAAGAGTATCAGGAGTTGTTAAAGACCTTGAACATGGGACTAGAAAATTTCATGGATACACAAGTTAAATATCTTTCAGGCGGTCAAAGACAGGCATTGTCATTGTTGATGGCAACCTTGAGCAAACCAAAATTGTTGTTGTTAGATGAACATACAGCAGCGTTGGATCCAAAGACGAGCCAAGAGGTTATGAAGATAACGAACGAAATGGTTCAAAGAGAACATTTAACGACCATGATGATTACACACAAAATGTCAGATGCATTGAAGTATGGCAATCGCTTAGTTATGGTGCAAGATGGCCAAATTAAGTTAGATGTCAGAGGCGCTGAAAAAGAGAGCTTAGATACAGCTCAATTGTTGCAGGCATTTGAATAG
- a CDS encoding glycerate kinase yields the protein MKFIIAPGKYSNHVSSEKIGQAIYSGILRALPNAEIATMPVTDSKDGMPALVEHTIGGHWSELPFFDAFWTSKTGRYLVTNIDSQDTAIIDSEQVVGVDLAKNKSRDQLFHATSYGIGELIVDAVTSGIRNIVLCLGKTAVADGGLGVLQALGAKIYDESGSLIPEGENPLINVNRIDLEDVYELLGKRTRINVLLNFSSSYRLSDTVEYLNEAQESFLEDNLVYITEKMNQKYNLDIHPMPHSDSIKTLAGALAMINARISRSSFEWVAKVTGMNDTIRSADILITATDKISGDSMHDDILYHLSRVAGSEKIPTFVLCNNFVDNFNNYEQLFTGIFSTQMTEYDDEITIFENYESVANQLARTLLAFK from the coding sequence ATGAAGTTCATTATTGCACCCGGAAAATACAGTAATCATGTTAGCTCGGAAAAAATCGGTCAAGCTATATATAGTGGAATATTACGTGCTCTGCCAAATGCTGAAATTGCGACCATGCCAGTAACGGACAGCAAGGATGGTATGCCAGCTTTGGTTGAGCACACAATTGGTGGTCACTGGAGTGAACTGCCGTTTTTTGATGCCTTTTGGACTAGTAAAACTGGACGATATCTTGTTACTAATATCGACAGTCAAGATACCGCTATTATTGATTCTGAACAAGTCGTAGGTGTAGATTTAGCAAAAAATAAATCGCGTGATCAATTGTTTCATGCGACAAGTTATGGTATCGGCGAGTTGATTGTTGATGCTGTGACGAGTGGAATTCGCAATATTGTTCTTTGTTTGGGGAAGACTGCCGTAGCCGATGGTGGCTTAGGAGTCTTACAAGCGCTTGGAGCCAAGATTTATGATGAATCTGGATCGTTGATACCAGAAGGTGAAAATCCGCTGATAAACGTTAATAGAATCGATTTGGAAGATGTCTATGAATTGTTGGGAAAAAGGACACGGATAAATGTTCTGTTAAATTTCTCAAGTTCCTACCGACTCAGTGATACTGTAGAGTATTTGAACGAGGCGCAGGAAAGTTTTTTGGAAGATAATTTAGTTTATATTACCGAAAAAATGAATCAGAAGTATAATTTAGATATACACCCGATGCCACATTCGGATTCAATTAAGACGTTGGCAGGGGCGTTAGCAATGATTAATGCACGGATTTCACGCTCGTCATTTGAGTGGGTCGCTAAAGTTACAGGGATGAATGACACCATTCGTTCGGCGGATATATTGATTACAGCCACTGATAAAATTTCTGGAGATTCGATGCATGATGATATTTTGTATCACTTGAGTCGGGTGGCAGGATCAGAAAAAATTCCTACGTTTGTTTTGTGCAATAATTTCGTTGATAATTTTAATAATTATGAACAACTATTCACAGGGATATTTTCCACACAGATGACGGAATATGACGATGAAATCACAATTTTTGAAAACTATGAATCCGTAGCCAACCAATTGGCACGAACTCTTTTAGCTTTTAAATAG
- a CDS encoding BspA family leucine-rich repeat surface protein — translation MTSLKYMDSLGISGSGKEYVTTNMSGMFKNDSNLERVFLNSSLDTKNVTDMSEMFSGVSKLQNLDISEFDMRKVTNSNKIFEGTNLERITLGARNKFSKKDVIPNKNKLVWRAIDEDGNLEKDMTFSSYESNGHTLSEYYDGMGNKGRQTFIVNYHVLIIPSNLGDQVIENITVNSGNSVNVKVPVIKGYTADKKDVTAFINNYGTITTEEIVHYTLNSKPSESNNGGLQKPSNPSGTGNNSSSQTKPQKDKNNTIKANVTISTNLGDIKVQVSGKANEKKTVDVPQTDGYTSDKKTVTVLINANGTATTSESVKYIKNTTEVVRKNTLITTFNDKGNVILYNLDGTKLTRSDRMLASNTDWFSDRQVTIDGILYLRVATNEWIKGSNVYSYQSNIENVKTKRLAMLVNTHGQRVKDRALQTGTSWFTDRIVMINGNKYYRVATNELVSADDIY, via the coding sequence ATGACATCATTGAAATATATGGATAGCCTAGGGATATCAGGATCAGGTAAAGAATATGTGACTACAAATATGAGTGGAATGTTTAAAAACGATAGTAATCTAGAAAGAGTATTTTTAAATAGCAGTTTGGATACAAAGAATGTGACTGACATGTCTGAAATGTTCTCCGGTGTTTCAAAATTACAGAATTTGGATATTTCTGAGTTTGATATGAGAAAAGTTACGAATTCTAATAAAATATTTGAAGGGACTAATTTAGAAAGAATTACATTAGGAGCTAGAAATAAATTTTCTAAGAAGGATGTTATACCCAATAAGAATAAATTAGTGTGGAGAGCTATTGATGAGGATGGCAATTTGGAGAAAGACATGACATTTTCTTCGTATGAATCAAATGGCCATACTTTGTCCGAATATTACGATGGTATGGGAAATAAAGGACGTCAAACTTTTATTGTGAATTATCATGTGCTAATAATTCCAAGCAATTTGGGTGATCAAGTAATTGAAAATATTACTGTTAATTCTGGAAATAGTGTCAATGTAAAAGTGCCAGTTATAAAGGGCTATACAGCGGACAAGAAAGATGTTACAGCGTTTATTAATAATTATGGAACTATTACAACTGAAGAAATAGTACATTATACTTTAAATTCCAAACCTTCTGAGTCAAATAATGGAGGATTACAAAAGCCTTCAAACCCATCTGGAACGGGAAACAACTCTTCATCGCAAACTAAACCACAAAAAGATAAAAATAATACAATAAAAGCTAATGTAACTATTTCAACAAACTTAGGTGATATTAAAGTTCAAGTTTCTGGTAAAGCTAATGAAAAGAAAACTGTAGATGTACCTCAAACGGATGGATACACATCGGATAAAAAGACTGTTACTGTCTTAATTAATGCAAATGGAACTGCAACCACATCTGAATCAGTAAAGTATATAAAAAATACTACTGAAGTTGTTAGGAAGAATACCTTAATTACAACATTTAATGATAAGGGCAATGTTATTTTGTATAACTTAGATGGTACAAAATTAACTAGGTCTGATAGAATGTTGGCCTCAAATACTGATTGGTTCAGTGATCGACAGGTAACGATTGATGGAATATTGTACTTGCGCGTTGCGACTAATGAATGGATTAAAGGTTCAAATGTTTATAGCTATCAATCAAATATTGAAAATGTTAAAACTAAACGACTTGCAATGTTAGTTAATACTCATGGACAACGAGTAAAAGATAGAGCATTACAGACTGGAACAAGTTGGTTTACAGATAGAATTGTCATGATTAATGGAAATAAGTATTATCGAGTAGCAACGAATGAATTAGTTTCTGCAGATGATATTTATTAA
- a CDS encoding ABC transporter substrate-binding protein has product MKKTLIGLLTITMAALLLVGCSNKTASSDKSLNVGILQIVPHGSLDAARKGFKEQLNKEIKQNHKSIKVNYNYQNAQGDQSNLNSMAQQLTQKKSDLILGIATPSAQALAKKTKTTPIVVTAVTNLESAGLVKNDKKPGTNVTGTKDLGPVDKQVKLLTTMTKNDKPIGVLYNSSEENSVLQIKMVKKYAKNHNLKLNIVSVTSTNDVASALSGLAGKVSGIYIPTDNLMASSMKTVGKKAREAKLPVVTGSIEMAEDGGTATYGINYHDLGKQTAKMAYKILIDKKKPQDMPVETSHTLRLYVNKANAKAIGVNPDQIQKP; this is encoded by the coding sequence ATGAAAAAAACATTAATCGGATTATTAACAATCACAATGGCAGCACTTTTATTAGTCGGCTGCTCTAACAAAACGGCATCATCAGATAAGAGTCTAAACGTTGGTATTTTACAAATTGTTCCACATGGATCACTCGATGCTGCACGTAAAGGCTTCAAGGAACAGTTGAATAAAGAAATTAAGCAAAATCATAAATCAATCAAAGTTAATTACAATTATCAAAATGCTCAAGGTGACCAATCGAATTTAAACTCGATGGCACAACAATTAACACAAAAGAAGAGTGATTTGATTTTAGGAATCGCCACACCTTCAGCACAGGCTTTAGCTAAGAAGACTAAAACGACACCAATTGTTGTCACAGCTGTTACTAATTTGGAAAGTGCTGGTTTAGTTAAAAATGATAAGAAGCCTGGTACAAATGTCACTGGTACGAAGGATCTTGGTCCGGTCGACAAGCAAGTTAAGTTATTGACGACGATGACTAAAAACGACAAACCAATCGGTGTTTTGTACAATTCATCCGAAGAGAATTCTGTTTTGCAAATCAAGATGGTCAAGAAATACGCTAAGAATCACAATTTGAAACTAAATATCGTCAGTGTCACAAGTACCAATGATGTTGCCAGTGCTTTGTCAGGATTAGCTGGAAAAGTTTCAGGTATCTACATTCCAACTGATAATTTGATGGCAAGTTCCATGAAGACCGTTGGTAAAAAAGCTCGTGAAGCTAAATTGCCAGTCGTTACTGGTTCAATCGAAATGGCTGAAGATGGCGGTACAGCAACTTACGGAATCAACTACCACGACCTTGGTAAACAAACAGCTAAAATGGCTTACAAAATTTTGATCGACAAAAAGAAGCCTCAAGATATGCCAGTTGAAACATCACACACATTGAGACTTTATGTAAACAAAGCTAATGCTAAAGCAATCGGCGTTAACCCTGATCAAATTCAGAAGCCATAA
- a CDS encoding ABC transporter permease yields MLISSLGQGLLWAPLAIGVFITFRILDIPDLTTEGSFPFGAAVAVSLMLKGQSAIVAALAGFVAGCLAGLITGILDTKLHIPSLLAGILTMTGLYSINMHIMGKSNVPLLNEKVLTEYLPAGWSLEIQTIVLGLIVTGIVVTILYLMFKTRLGLSLMATGNNKNMSAANGINTDGMIIFGYMISNGFIALSGALIAQSNGYADIGMGIGTIVIGLASVLVGEIFLRGHNILTRLIAMVVGAIVYRLLLTVAMGLGFPPDDLKILSAVILVIVICVPIIQTRIRTKRQLKKYLEQMEDKADEGITSEAPTKGILSRD; encoded by the coding sequence ATGCTTATATCTAGTCTTGGACAAGGATTACTGTGGGCGCCGTTAGCGATTGGTGTCTTCATCACATTTAGAATTTTAGATATACCTGATTTGACGACTGAAGGCAGTTTTCCCTTTGGTGCTGCCGTTGCAGTCAGTCTGATGTTAAAAGGACAGTCAGCTATTGTTGCTGCTTTGGCAGGTTTCGTTGCTGGATGTTTGGCGGGACTGATAACGGGAATTCTGGATACTAAATTACACATTCCTTCACTTTTAGCCGGTATTTTAACAATGACTGGTTTGTACTCAATCAACATGCACATCATGGGTAAATCTAACGTGCCGCTCTTGAATGAAAAAGTTTTGACCGAATATTTGCCAGCTGGTTGGAGTTTAGAAATCCAAACAATCGTCTTGGGATTAATTGTTACCGGTATCGTTGTCACAATTTTATATTTAATGTTCAAAACTAGATTAGGTTTGTCACTGATGGCAACTGGTAATAACAAGAACATGTCGGCTGCCAACGGAATCAACACGGATGGGATGATTATCTTCGGATACATGATTTCCAACGGATTCATCGCTTTATCAGGTGCATTAATCGCTCAAAGTAACGGTTACGCTGATATCGGCATGGGAATTGGAACTATCGTAATTGGCTTGGCATCAGTGTTAGTCGGAGAAATTTTCCTACGTGGACACAATATTTTGACTAGATTAATCGCTATGGTCGTTGGGGCAATTGTTTATCGACTACTCTTAACGGTTGCCATGGGACTAGGGTTCCCACCAGATGATTTGAAAATTTTATCCGCAGTCATCTTGGTAATCGTAATCTGCGTGCCAATTATTCAAACAAGAATCAGAACGAAACGTCAATTGAAGAAGTATTTAGAACAAATGGAGGATAAAGCTGATGAAGGTATTACAAGTGAAGCACCTACAAAAGGTATTCTTTCCCGGGACTGA
- a CDS encoding MFS transporter, whose translation MNKKISPNWILLSLAISAFAIGSTEFISVGIMPLLTKTFGISISEGGLTVSIYALGVMFGAPVLALITNRWNRKKLLIGIMVSFILGNLLATLAPNFAILLAGRVIAALSHGIFMTIASLIAADVVAPNKRASAIAVMFTGLTVATITGVPIGTFIGQTFGWRMSFAFLVTLGLIGLVSNAILVPNELPLPKPTSVKGIWRIIKQPQLLLILVITALGYGATFPVYTYLTTILNKNMGWSESAIVIILIFYGVAVAIGNTLGGRWANKNPLRALMGMFIGLGVALLVIRATINLHFLGLLAVLLMGLFAFMNVPGLQLYIVQLAEKYTPNEVPLASALNISAFNVGISFASTAGGFAVAHHQILNTPFIGIIMLIASIVLIWVLMKMESSTVNSKDLDLENC comes from the coding sequence ATGAACAAAAAAATATCTCCAAACTGGATTCTTTTATCATTGGCTATCAGTGCCTTTGCGATTGGATCAACTGAATTTATCAGTGTCGGCATTATGCCTTTATTGACGAAAACTTTCGGCATCTCTATTTCTGAGGGTGGTCTGACTGTTTCCATTTATGCATTAGGTGTTATGTTCGGCGCACCAGTTTTAGCTTTGATTACTAATCGCTGGAATCGTAAAAAGTTATTGATTGGTATCATGGTTAGTTTCATTTTAGGAAATCTCTTAGCTACTTTGGCACCAAACTTTGCCATCTTATTGGCTGGTCGTGTCATTGCTGCCTTGTCACACGGAATTTTCATGACAATTGCTTCGTTAATTGCCGCTGATGTTGTGGCTCCAAACAAACGTGCTTCTGCCATTGCAGTAATGTTTACTGGTTTGACTGTTGCCACTATTACTGGTGTTCCAATCGGGACTTTCATCGGCCAAACTTTTGGCTGGAGAATGTCATTTGCTTTCCTAGTTACTTTAGGATTGATTGGACTTGTCAGCAACGCTATCCTCGTACCAAATGAATTGCCATTGCCTAAGCCTACTAGTGTTAAAGGTATCTGGCGCATCATTAAACAACCTCAATTACTCTTGATTTTGGTTATCACAGCTTTAGGTTACGGAGCAACTTTCCCCGTTTATACCTATCTGACAACAATCTTGAATAAAAATATGGGCTGGTCTGAAAGTGCCATCGTTATCATCTTGATTTTTTACGGTGTGGCCGTAGCTATTGGTAACACACTCGGTGGTCGTTGGGCTAATAAAAATCCTTTGCGTGCACTAATGGGAATGTTCATTGGTCTAGGTGTGGCATTACTTGTAATTAGAGCTACGATCAACCTACATTTCTTAGGTTTACTGGCTGTTCTATTGATGGGCTTATTTGCCTTTATGAACGTTCCTGGATTACAACTTTACATCGTTCAATTGGCTGAAAAATATACTCCTAATGAAGTTCCTTTGGCATCAGCTCTAAATATTTCTGCTTTCAACGTTGGAATCTCATTTGCTTCAACTGCTGGTGGTTTTGCTGTTGCACATCATCAAATTCTGAACACGCCATTTATTGGTATAATCATGTTGATCGCCAGTATCGTGCTCATTTGGGTTTTGATGAAAATGGAAAGTTCGACAGTTAATTCCAAAGATTTAGACTTGGAAAATTGCTAA
- a CDS encoding winged helix-turn-helix transcriptional regulator has translation MKQAIYNIGVEATMRIIGGKWKPIILCHLKHGTMRTGQLRRAIPNITQKMLTQQLRELEDDGIITRKVYNQIPPKVEYSLTDYGHSLNKILEELCVWGENDIEMRKQKGENIILLNKEDVSNDALPYAD, from the coding sequence ATGAAACAGGCAATTTATAATATCGGTGTTGAGGCAACTATGAGAATTATTGGTGGCAAGTGGAAACCAATTATTCTTTGTCACTTAAAACATGGCACCATGCGCACTGGTCAATTACGCCGCGCCATCCCCAACATCACTCAAAAAATGTTGACGCAACAACTTCGTGAACTAGAAGATGACGGAATTATCACTCGCAAGGTTTACAACCAAATTCCACCAAAAGTTGAATATTCTTTGACAGACTATGGTCACTCATTGAACAAAATTTTGGAGGAACTCTGTGTTTGGGGTGAGAACGATATCGAAATGCGCAAGCAAAAAGGTGAGAATATCATTCTTTTAAACAAAGAAGATGTTTCTAACGATGCCTTGCCTTACGCTGATTAA
- a CDS encoding methyltransferase family protein: protein MFIWLPRGISWKEALGNSSAFALYYLIFQILAIWGSTRLIWSGWILFILGSLVNSISELLRKPFKDNPDNKGKLYTGGLFKYAVHINYFGDVLWVLGFALVTGNLWSLLIPLMLLCTFIFSYIPTADKYLEGHYGQAFIDYKQKTKSLIPFIW from the coding sequence ATGTTCATTTGGCTGCCACGAGGAATCAGCTGGAAAGAAGCTCTAGGCAATAGTTCTGCCTTTGCACTCTATTACCTTATCTTCCAAATTCTAGCCATCTGGGGCTCCACTAGACTGATTTGGAGCGGTTGGATTCTATTTATACTTGGATCACTCGTAAATTCCATATCGGAGCTGTTACGTAAACCGTTCAAGGACAATCCCGATAACAAAGGGAAATTATATACCGGTGGACTGTTCAAATATGCCGTCCATATTAACTATTTTGGAGACGTTCTATGGGTGCTGGGATTTGCTCTGGTCACTGGTAATCTTTGGTCATTACTAATACCTTTGATGCTCTTATGTACGTTTATTTTTTCCTATATACCCACAGCTGATAAATATTTGGAAGGTCATTATGGACAAGCATTCATTGACTATAAGCAAAAAACCAAATCACTAATACCTTTCATTTGGTAA